One genomic region from Saprospiraceae bacterium encodes:
- a CDS encoding cupin domain-containing protein, with protein sequence MSKSMIKDAAIEWEDLGGGVHRKVMAYNDDIMLVKVAFKSGGVGALHHHPHIQASYVETGVFKLKIGEEVSILHAGDAFLVSKNIIHGAECLESGVLIDVFNPCREDFIKN encoded by the coding sequence ATGTCTAAATCAATGATCAAAGACGCTGCCATTGAATGGGAAGATCTCGGTGGCGGAGTACATCGTAAAGTGATGGCCTACAATGACGATATCATGCTCGTCAAAGTTGCCTTCAAATCCGGCGGGGTAGGGGCTTTACACCATCATCCGCATATACAGGCTAGTTATGTAGAAACTGGAGTTTTTAAACTAAAGATCGGAGAGGAAGTATCTATCTTGCATGCAGGGGATGCCTTTCTGGTCTCCAAAAATATTATACATGGCGCTGAGTGTCTTGAATCCGGAGTACTGATCGATGTATTTAATCCCTGCCGCGAAGACTTTATTAAAAACTGA
- the kduI gene encoding 5-dehydro-4-deoxy-D-glucuronate isomerase, which translates to MKAKYESSPREVERMNTLELRENFLVEDVFINDSCVMTYTHYDRMILGGILPVFKSLTLHTYPELKSEYFLERREVGIINLGGPGTITADVQKFEVQRLGCVYLGKGTQEVTFESADTDNPARFFLLSAPAHTNFPNTHFTKEEAFPVNLGSADTANIRTIYKYIHQDGIMSCQLVMGLTVLSAGNIWNTMPPHTHDRRSEVYFYFDIPDNHGVMHFMGKPVETRHLWVQNHQAIISPPWSIHAGAGSASYAFIWGMAGENKDFTDMDPVDLNYLR; encoded by the coding sequence ATGAAAGCAAAATATGAAAGTAGCCCACGAGAAGTGGAACGGATGAATACCCTGGAGCTAAGGGAAAATTTTTTGGTGGAAGATGTATTCATCAATGATAGTTGTGTCATGACTTATACCCACTACGACCGGATGATATTAGGGGGCATATTGCCTGTCTTTAAGAGTTTGACCTTACACACTTATCCTGAGCTTAAATCTGAATATTTCCTGGAAAGGCGCGAAGTGGGCATCATCAACCTTGGTGGCCCCGGCACCATCACCGCCGATGTGCAAAAATTTGAAGTACAGAGACTGGGCTGTGTATACCTGGGCAAAGGCACGCAAGAAGTGACCTTTGAGTCCGCGGACACTGATAACCCAGCCAGGTTCTTTTTATTATCTGCACCCGCGCATACTAATTTTCCCAATACTCATTTTACAAAAGAAGAAGCCTTCCCGGTCAATCTGGGTTCTGCAGACACCGCCAATATTCGCACGATCTATAAGTATATTCACCAGGACGGTATCATGAGCTGCCAGTTGGTCATGGGACTGACCGTATTGAGTGCAGGCAATATCTGGAATACGATGCCACCGCATACCCATGACCGACGCAGTGAAGTATATTTTTACTTTGACATTCCAGACAATCATGGGGTGATGCATTTTATGGGCAAGCCTGTTGAAACCCGTCACTTATGGGTGCAAAACCATCAAGCGATCATCTCTCCGCCCTGGAGCATCCACGCCGGAGCAGGATCGGCCAGCTATGCTTTTATTTGGGGAATGGCTGGTGAAAACAAAGATTTTACAGATATGGATCCCGTAGACCTCAACTACCTGAGATAA
- a CDS encoding DUF5597 domain-containing protein, which yields MILEAKKILTIILRKTGLGMLYLLCCGPLIAQPSLPRLTVVRGRPQLIVDSKPFLILGGELGNSTATSLENMAPVWPRLKAMNLNTVLMPVYWELVEPVEGQFDFSLYRDLILEARKSGPKLVFLWFGVWKNSMSSHVPAWIKLNTARFPRAKSDQGISQEILSAFSEPVLQADIKAFEALMAFVKEVDIQDHTVIMVQVENEVGMLPSARDHQALAQAAFIKPVPSVLMNYLVAHQKELPAELAASWQTNGQKLKGTWIEVFGVSPQTEEYFMAFQYSSFLNRLAAVGKRIYPLPMYANAALNRPGRLPGEYPSAGPLPHLLDIWKGAGHDLDFLSPDFYNPDFKQWCDAYTRQGDPLFIPEHAFDATAPVKALYSIGHYDGLGFSPFSIESKNENSESLAKAYGVINHIQDLLGTHQKEGILLSKSNPEVSFTMGEYDFTCKHDYTLSWTPGSRLDVWPSAGAIVIQTGPKEFYVAGTGVVITFKKHHDPMINVGLLKVDEGTFENHIWKTSRHLNGDQTHQGRHINIPTTQYATQKVVLYDYE from the coding sequence ATGATCCTTGAGGCGAAAAAAATCCTGACTATAATCTTACGTAAGACGGGTCTTGGTATGCTATATCTATTGTGTTGCGGTCCATTAATCGCCCAGCCATCTTTGCCCCGGCTTACAGTGGTTCGGGGGAGACCTCAGTTGATCGTTGATTCAAAACCCTTCTTAATATTGGGTGGAGAATTGGGCAATTCTACTGCCACTAGCCTGGAAAATATGGCGCCTGTTTGGCCCCGGCTCAAAGCAATGAACCTCAATACAGTCTTGATGCCGGTGTACTGGGAATTGGTAGAGCCAGTTGAAGGTCAGTTCGATTTTTCACTTTATCGGGATTTGATCCTCGAGGCCCGAAAAAGTGGACCCAAACTGGTGTTCTTGTGGTTTGGTGTATGGAAAAACAGCATGAGCAGTCATGTCCCAGCCTGGATCAAGCTCAATACCGCCCGTTTTCCTCGGGCGAAAAGTGATCAAGGCATAAGTCAGGAGATCTTAAGCGCCTTCAGTGAGCCGGTATTGCAAGCGGACATCAAAGCTTTTGAAGCGCTGATGGCATTTGTCAAAGAGGTGGACATCCAGGATCACACCGTCATCATGGTTCAAGTCGAAAATGAAGTCGGCATGTTACCTTCTGCCCGTGATCACCAGGCACTCGCACAAGCAGCCTTTATTAAACCAGTGCCTTCTGTACTCATGAATTACCTGGTTGCCCATCAAAAAGAACTGCCAGCTGAGCTTGCTGCAAGCTGGCAGACTAATGGACAAAAGCTAAAAGGCACCTGGATAGAAGTATTTGGTGTAAGCCCACAAACCGAGGAGTACTTTATGGCCTTTCAATATTCAAGTTTTCTCAACCGGTTAGCCGCCGTTGGAAAAAGAATTTATCCTCTGCCAATGTATGCCAATGCAGCACTCAATCGTCCAGGTCGCTTGCCCGGCGAATATCCCAGTGCAGGCCCGTTGCCTCATCTGCTTGATATTTGGAAAGGTGCAGGCCATGATTTGGATTTCCTGAGCCCGGATTTTTACAATCCTGATTTCAAACAATGGTGCGATGCCTATACCCGGCAGGGTGATCCACTTTTTATACCGGAGCATGCGTTTGATGCCACTGCTCCCGTCAAGGCATTATATTCGATTGGTCACTATGATGGGCTGGGGTTTTCGCCATTCTCAATAGAATCTAAAAATGAAAATTCGGAGTCACTTGCTAAAGCCTACGGAGTCATCAACCATATACAGGACCTCTTGGGTACCCACCAAAAAGAAGGGATATTGCTAAGCAAAAGCAATCCTGAGGTTAGTTTTACTATGGGTGAATATGATTTTACCTGCAAGCATGATTATACGCTCAGCTGGACGCCTGGCAGTAGACTGGATGTCTGGCCGTCCGCCGGTGCCATTGTCATTCAGACCGGCCCTAAAGAGTTTTATGTCGCAGGTACCGGAGTGGTCATTACGTTTAAAAAACACCATGATCCCATGATCAATGTTGGCCTGCTCAAAGTGGATGAAGGTACTTTTGAGAATCATATTTGGAAGACTTCGCGCCATCTCAATGGTGATCAAACCCACCAGGGCAGGCATATCAATATACCAACTACCCAATACGCTACTCAGAAAGTAGTGCTATACGATTATGAGTAA
- a CDS encoding ABC transporter permease: MFKNYLLLALRTFTKNGTFTVINLLGLSSGLAITLLIIQYVRFELSYENMHHNADKIVRLTTDYMDGQSVSEQDCETNPPIGPLILREMPEVINFTRAYPIGEPNLTVQVDQQQYVLEKVFAVDSSFFSIFSYHLISGSTQDIFKHPGETVITETIAKRLFNSKDVLGKTIEMPNGNNKNLFKIVGVAADSPHNTHLKFDMIFSFSSMYAEPVINGEFEDNWDGNNTLTYIQLADGAQYNSFLNSLDNFNKRLLDSKKLKNEKLAAQKIGDIHLYSHKIFEVEPNGSATVVFFLLGVAILVIVSAFVNYINLATSKALDRAKEVGLRKVVGSTPGQLRWQFMTETILINVFAGILALNIIVLAKTAFLSIAGLQADFGMFNDPFFWLILLGFLVVSVLFSGIYPAIVLSSFEPVTVLKGNFSRSLKGASLRKGLVVFQFTVTIVLLVQTFTVNQQLAYMRAFDLGVDVNQILVVKAPVERKYQENFQQFKNEVLAIPNVHSFSLSTAVPGQSTSQFSTTTGVNLSGNTDPHNYNFYFNAIDAAYIPSMGLQVIAGENFIPGTNNDTHELVVNEEAIRLWGLQDAKAAIGKELSFWGDKWTIRGVIKNYYQESAKYAQIPIIHRYYDKAFEENGSIKFSGGNPKDQLAAIETIYKNNFRGASFNYFFQNAEYDKQFKADERFQKVFGILTVFAILIACLGLFGLASFSVAKRTKEIGIRKVIGASTSNLLITLSKDFIKTVLTSMVIGIPVTYFIIKTWLNDFANRIEISWWLFALPVLVVMILVLLSIAGKTLKTAWMNPVKCLRSE; this comes from the coding sequence ATGTTCAAAAATTATCTGCTCCTGGCTTTGAGAACTTTCACCAAAAACGGCACGTTTACTGTGATCAATTTACTCGGTTTGTCGTCTGGACTGGCCATCACTTTGCTCATCATACAATATGTCAGATTTGAATTATCCTATGAAAATATGCATCATAATGCTGACAAGATCGTCCGGTTGACGACCGATTATATGGATGGCCAATCCGTGTCAGAACAAGACTGTGAAACCAATCCACCTATTGGACCGCTTATCTTAAGAGAAATGCCTGAAGTCATAAATTTTACTCGCGCTTACCCTATTGGCGAGCCTAATTTGACCGTGCAAGTGGATCAACAACAATATGTGCTGGAAAAAGTATTTGCAGTCGATTCTTCCTTCTTTTCCATATTCTCCTATCATTTAATCAGTGGCAGCACCCAAGATATTTTTAAGCATCCTGGAGAAACGGTGATCACGGAGACCATCGCCAAGCGATTATTTAACAGCAAGGATGTATTAGGCAAAACTATCGAGATGCCTAATGGCAACAATAAAAACCTCTTTAAAATAGTCGGCGTGGCTGCTGATAGCCCACATAATACACACCTTAAATTTGATATGATATTTTCCTTTAGCAGTATGTATGCGGAGCCGGTCATCAATGGTGAATTTGAAGATAATTGGGATGGCAACAATACACTGACTTATATTCAGTTGGCTGATGGTGCACAGTATAATAGTTTTTTAAACTCATTGGATAATTTCAATAAGCGGCTGCTGGATTCCAAAAAGCTGAAAAATGAAAAATTGGCTGCCCAGAAAATAGGTGACATTCACTTGTATTCGCATAAGATTTTTGAGGTAGAACCCAATGGCAGTGCTACCGTTGTTTTTTTTCTGCTTGGCGTTGCTATTTTGGTCATTGTCAGTGCCTTTGTGAACTACATCAACCTGGCCACTTCCAAAGCACTGGATAGAGCGAAAGAGGTAGGCTTAAGAAAAGTAGTAGGATCTACTCCGGGTCAATTAAGATGGCAATTTATGACTGAAACAATATTGATCAATGTATTTGCAGGAATCCTGGCCCTCAACATAATTGTTTTAGCCAAAACGGCTTTTTTATCAATCGCCGGATTGCAGGCTGATTTTGGTATGTTTAATGACCCTTTTTTCTGGTTGATTCTATTGGGCTTTTTAGTGGTAAGTGTTCTTTTTTCGGGGATCTACCCAGCCATAGTCTTGTCTTCTTTTGAGCCTGTCACTGTTTTGAAAGGAAATTTTTCACGTTCTCTCAAAGGGGCATCTTTGCGCAAAGGTTTAGTGGTTTTTCAGTTTACTGTAACGATCGTATTATTGGTTCAAACTTTTACAGTCAATCAACAATTAGCTTATATGCGGGCTTTCGACCTGGGAGTGGATGTAAATCAAATCCTGGTAGTCAAAGCACCTGTAGAAAGAAAATATCAGGAAAATTTCCAGCAATTTAAAAATGAAGTATTGGCGATTCCCAATGTGCATTCATTTTCATTGTCCACTGCTGTTCCGGGGCAATCAACCAGTCAGTTTAGTACGACTACCGGAGTGAATTTATCAGGCAACACCGACCCTCATAATTATAATTTTTATTTTAACGCCATCGATGCAGCATATATTCCTTCGATGGGACTTCAGGTGATCGCAGGCGAAAATTTTATACCCGGTACCAATAATGATACCCATGAATTAGTAGTCAATGAAGAAGCCATTCGATTATGGGGCTTGCAGGATGCAAAAGCAGCCATTGGAAAGGAACTTAGTTTTTGGGGAGATAAGTGGACCATTCGGGGAGTAATAAAAAATTATTATCAGGAATCTGCCAAGTATGCTCAGATACCAATTATTCATAGATATTACGATAAAGCATTTGAGGAAAATGGAAGTATTAAATTCTCAGGTGGAAATCCTAAAGACCAGTTGGCTGCCATAGAAACCATTTACAAAAATAATTTCCGGGGAGCCTCGTTTAATTATTTTTTTCAAAACGCAGAATACGACAAACAATTTAAAGCGGATGAAAGATTTCAAAAAGTCTTTGGCATACTGACTGTTTTTGCCATCTTGATTGCATGCCTGGGTCTGTTTGGGCTCGCTTCTTTTAGCGTAGCTAAACGTACAAAAGAAATCGGAATCCGAAAAGTAATTGGAGCCAGTACCAGCAATTTGTTGATTACGCTGTCCAAAGATTTTATTAAGACTGTTTTGACATCCATGGTGATCGGTATCCCGGTTACTTATTTTATCATTAAAACCTGGCTGAATGATTTTGCAAACAGAATTGAAATTTCCTGGTGGCTATTTGCCCTACCTGTTTTGGTTGTTATGATCCTGGTACTTTTATCGATCGCAGGCAAAACCCTTAAAACTGCCTGGATGAATCCTGTAAAATGCCTGAGGAGCGAATGA
- a CDS encoding SDR family NAD(P)-dependent oxidoreductase, translated as MINIDLSHKLALVTGCNRGIGMSMAIGLAEAGADIIGVSARLDLQDSLIALEIKALGRKFYPYQADFTLRTSLYSFIHQCKSDHPVIDILVNNAGTILRKPSAEHRDDYWDQVIEVNLNAQFVLAREIGSDMIARGKGKIIFTASLLTFQGGINVHGVGAGGGGGGGLEKGPPGGGGGGGEKTGGLARGLGGGGPPGGGGGGGGGGGPGRGGGGGGGGGGGRGGGGGGGASELSSYVHGTILTVDGGWMGR; from the coding sequence ATGATTAATATAGACCTATCCCATAAACTAGCACTGGTGACCGGATGCAATAGAGGAATAGGCATGTCGATGGCTATTGGTTTGGCTGAGGCAGGAGCTGATATCATTGGGGTATCTGCCCGACTGGACCTGCAGGACAGCTTGATAGCCTTAGAAATCAAGGCTTTGGGCAGAAAATTTTATCCTTATCAAGCAGATTTTACACTGCGTACTTCGCTGTATTCATTCATCCACCAGTGTAAATCAGATCATCCCGTTATCGACATTTTGGTCAATAATGCGGGTACCATCCTGCGAAAGCCTTCGGCTGAACATCGGGATGACTATTGGGACCAGGTGATAGAAGTCAACCTGAATGCTCAATTTGTCCTTGCAAGGGAGATCGGCTCGGATATGATAGCCAGGGGAAAAGGGAAGATCATATTTACAGCTTCCTTACTGACTTTTCAAGGGGGCATCAATGTCCACGGGGTGGGCGCCGGGGGGGGGGGGGGGGGGGGTTTGGAAAAGGGGCCCCCGGGGGGGGGGGGGGGGGGGGGGGAGAAGACCGGGGGGTTGGCCCGGGGGTTGGGGGGGGGGGGCCCCCCGGGGGGGGGGGGGGGGGGGGGGGGGGGGGGGGGGCCCGGGCGGGGGGGGGGGGGGGGTGGGGGGGGGGGGGGGGGCCGGGGGGGGGGGGGGGGGGGGGGGGCTTCTGAGCTCTCCAGTTATGTCCACGGCACAATACTTACCGTCGATGGCGGATGGATGGGAAGATAA
- a CDS encoding sialate O-acetylesterase produces MKYSFFAFVFFASVAFADVSLPRLISDHMVLQREDTLHLWGHAAAKEKIQISIDQKTYKIKADQQGSWKLDLPPHAAGGPYELKVKSNNEIIIHDVLFGDVWLCTGQSNMVLPMERVKEKYSADISEANNPNIRNFFIKTMTDLTGPRQDLPDGQWIPASPETVLAFGAVTYFFARDIYTKYKVPIGIINSSVGGTPIEAWISEGGFKDFDSILKTIGTNKDTSYIAVRMSENRKHAVNRTMEDQGLLQTPKWSAIDYNPVGWANINIPGFWEDQGLRDLDGVVWYRREIDVPTSMSDQEVKLYMGRIVDADQFYVNGTQVGNVTYQYPPRRYTIAKGLLHPGKNILVIRVVNTGGKGGFVPDKPYYMTANDQVIDLKGTWQYKIGQVYEPAPFFPGFSAQNQPAALYNAMTAPVVAQTSVKGVLWYQGESNTGNPGPYESYMEALIENYRRLFGKPDLPFLTVQLANFMDQDLLPTESSWAALRYAQFKASRLPHAGLAVITDLGEWNDIHPLNKQDVGSRLALAARNLAYGEHELNYSGPSYSTYNLEGDKVILSFDHIGTGLRSADGLPLKYFAIAGANKKYTWAEAVIRGDQVVVHAARVPNPLYLRYAWANNPVGANLTNETGIPASCFEIAIDVQTQKN; encoded by the coding sequence ATGAAGTACTCTTTTTTTGCCTTCGTATTTTTTGCATCTGTTGCATTTGCGGATGTTTCACTGCCCCGGCTGATCAGTGATCATATGGTTTTGCAGAGAGAGGATACCCTGCATTTATGGGGCCATGCTGCTGCCAAAGAAAAAATCCAAATTTCTATAGATCAGAAGACTTATAAAATCAAAGCGGATCAGCAAGGGTCCTGGAAGCTTGACCTCCCGCCTCATGCGGCAGGAGGACCATATGAACTCAAGGTGAAAAGCAATAATGAAATAATCATCCATGATGTGCTTTTTGGGGATGTCTGGCTCTGCACCGGGCAATCCAATATGGTATTGCCTATGGAGCGGGTCAAAGAAAAATATAGCGCAGATATATCTGAAGCCAATAATCCTAATATCAGAAATTTTTTTATCAAAACCATGACAGATCTTACAGGCCCCAGGCAGGATTTGCCGGATGGCCAATGGATCCCTGCCAGCCCGGAGACGGTATTGGCATTTGGTGCAGTGACTTATTTTTTTGCCCGTGACATCTATACGAAGTATAAGGTCCCTATCGGTATCATAAATTCGAGTGTAGGGGGCACCCCGATAGAAGCCTGGATCAGTGAGGGAGGGTTCAAAGATTTTGATTCGATCTTAAAAACTATCGGGACCAACAAAGACACCAGTTATATAGCCGTCCGAATGAGTGAAAATCGGAAGCATGCTGTGAACAGAACTATGGAGGACCAGGGTCTGCTCCAAACTCCTAAATGGTCTGCGATAGATTACAATCCGGTTGGGTGGGCCAATATCAATATTCCCGGCTTTTGGGAAGACCAGGGACTTCGAGACCTGGATGGGGTGGTGTGGTATCGCCGGGAAATAGATGTTCCTACAAGCATGAGTGATCAGGAAGTCAAATTGTACATGGGCAGAATCGTCGATGCGGATCAGTTTTATGTCAATGGTACTCAGGTAGGGAATGTGACCTACCAATATCCACCCCGCAGGTATACTATCGCCAAAGGCCTGCTGCATCCCGGAAAAAATATCTTAGTCATCCGGGTGGTGAACACAGGAGGCAAGGGTGGTTTTGTTCCGGACAAACCATATTATATGACAGCTAATGATCAGGTCATCGATCTTAAAGGAACCTGGCAATATAAAATCGGCCAGGTATACGAACCAGCTCCTTTTTTTCCTGGTTTTTCAGCTCAAAATCAGCCTGCTGCGCTATATAATGCGATGACTGCCCCGGTCGTTGCTCAGACTTCTGTCAAAGGGGTGCTTTGGTACCAGGGAGAATCCAATACAGGCAACCCTGGACCATATGAGTCTTATATGGAAGCACTGATTGAGAATTACAGGCGGTTATTTGGAAAACCAGATCTTCCGTTTTTAACGGTACAACTCGCCAATTTTATGGATCAGGATCTGCTGCCAACTGAAAGCAGTTGGGCTGCTTTGCGTTATGCTCAATTCAAGGCGTCCAGGCTACCTCATGCCGGCCTCGCAGTCATCACTGACCTGGGTGAATGGAATGATATCCACCCACTGAATAAACAGGATGTGGGTTCACGATTGGCCCTGGCAGCAAGAAATCTGGCTTATGGTGAGCATGAGCTCAACTATTCGGGTCCTTCCTATTCAACTTACAACCTTGAAGGGGATAAAGTCATATTGAGTTTTGATCACATCGGAACAGGATTGAGATCTGCAGATGGCTTACCACTAAAGTATTTTGCAATAGCTGGGGCTAATAAAAAATATACCTGGGCGGAGGCTGTCATACGCGGTGATCAGGTAGTCGTACATGCTGCCAGGGTACCCAATCCACTTTACCTTCGATATGCCTGGGCAAATAATCCGGTTGGTGCTAACCTCACCAATGAAACAGGGATACCTGCTTCATGTTTTGAAATTGCGATTGATGTGCAAACTCAAAAAAATTAA
- the pelA gene encoding pectate lyase, with amino-acid sequence MKVYYRPLALAALCLLVTTCFSCTYAVLVTDPIAEKMLLFQRNNGGWPQYKGDPTDYTKDLDTAFLLQLHMDKSRLDATIDDNSTTYEIQYLLSKVKLTGNRKYLASAESGIQYLLQSQNAAGGWPQKYPDTSGYHHHITYNDEAMIAVMWIMKGLAENTPPYDLADNKLKAAAEKSLARGIDCILKTQYRQHDTLTVWCAQHDALTLAPASARAFEPASLSGKESVGIILFLESLQQPSPAITRAIEAGIAWFKKVGLPDIGLQTIEDKNAPGGRDLLVIAKPGNTLWARFYDLDTNQPIFMGRNGVARSKLSEIEIERRTGYAYLGNWPKAILKGK; translated from the coding sequence ATGAAGGTTTATTATCGCCCTCTTGCGCTAGCAGCACTCTGTCTGCTTGTCACGACCTGCTTCTCTTGTACCTATGCGGTGCTGGTCACTGATCCTATCGCCGAAAAAATGCTTCTATTCCAAAGGAACAATGGAGGCTGGCCCCAGTATAAAGGCGATCCTACAGATTATACAAAAGATCTGGACACTGCTTTTTTGCTTCAACTGCATATGGACAAATCCCGGTTAGATGCTACGATCGATGACAATTCCACCACCTATGAAATCCAATACCTGCTCTCTAAAGTCAAACTGACCGGAAATCGAAAGTACCTGGCAAGTGCAGAAAGCGGTATCCAATATCTGCTCCAGTCACAAAATGCAGCCGGAGGCTGGCCTCAAAAATATCCGGATACCAGTGGATATCATCATCATATTACCTACAATGATGAAGCCATGATCGCTGTCATGTGGATTATGAAAGGACTTGCAGAAAATACACCTCCGTATGATCTGGCTGATAACAAATTAAAAGCGGCTGCTGAAAAAAGCCTGGCCAGGGGCATTGACTGCATACTCAAGACTCAATACAGACAGCATGATACCCTGACAGTATGGTGTGCGCAACATGATGCATTGACCCTGGCTCCTGCGTCCGCGCGCGCATTCGAGCCGGCATCATTGAGCGGTAAAGAATCGGTTGGTATTATTTTATTTTTAGAATCTTTGCAACAGCCTTCGCCGGCGATTACCCGTGCCATTGAAGCAGGCATCGCTTGGTTTAAAAAAGTGGGACTTCCAGACATAGGCCTGCAAACCATAGAAGATAAAAATGCGCCAGGAGGTAGAGACCTGCTCGTCATAGCAAAGCCCGGTAATACATTATGGGCCAGATTTTATGACCTGGATACCAATCAGCCCATCTTCATGGGTAGAAATGGGGTAGCCAGGAGCAAACTTTCAGAAATCGAGATAGAGCGGCGTACGGGCTATGCTTACCTGGGTAATTGGCCAAAAGCAATTTTGAAAGGGAAATGA